Genomic DNA from Desulfonatronum thiodismutans:
GGTTGAACAGTTCTTTTCGAAATTCAAGAAGCTTTTCATTGAGTTCCGTGCTGGAGAGTTCGCGAAGTTCTTTAGATTTCATGACTTAGGCCTCCCGCAACACAATACTGGTCTTGATGGGCAACTTATAGGAAGCTCGTCGCAGAGCCTCGGAAGCAAGCTCCAGGCTAACCCCTTTGATTTCGTACAAAACTCGACCGCGACGGACAGGTGCGCACCAGCCGACAGGAGCACCTTTACCTTTCCCCTGACGCGTTTCAGCAGGCTTGGCGGTAATGGGTTTGTCGGGGAAAACCCGGATCCAGACTTTTCCACCACGCTTGATATGCCGCATCATGGCAATACGGGCGGACTCGATCTGTTGGTTGGTCAACTTTCCGGGCTCCAAAGCCTTCAGCCCGATATCGCCGAAAACCACCAAGCTGCCGCGCAGGGCCGAGCCCTTGATGCGGTTCTTCTGCTGCTTTCGGAATTTAACTTTTTTGGGACTCAACATTACTGAATCACCTCGTCGAGAATCTCACCTTTAAAAATCCAAACCTTCACGCCGATCACGCCGTACGTGGTCTTTGCGATGGCTTGCCCATAATCAATGTCGGCCCGCAAGGTGTGCAACGGAACGCGACCGTCACGATTCCATTCGCTCCGGGCGATTTCAGCGCCGCCCAGTCTACCGGCGACATTGATCTTGATCCCTTCGGCACCGAATTTTCTCGCCAATCCAACGGTCCGCTTCATGGCACGACGAAAAGCCACTCTTCGCTCCAGCTGCAATGCAACGTTTTCAGCGACTAGCTGCGCATCGGTCTC
This window encodes:
- the rplP gene encoding 50S ribosomal protein L16; protein product: MLSPKKVKFRKQQKNRIKGSALRGSLVVFGDIGLKALEPGKLTNQQIESARIAMMRHIKRGGKVWIRVFPDKPITAKPAETRQGKGKGAPVGWCAPVRRGRVLYEIKGVSLELASEALRRASYKLPIKTSIVLREA